ttatttttgtgtaaatatcatgccttcgggcccacatgtatataattattgtatcacaatccgGGTATTAAGTAtcatgggattattcacaggtaaaacttagtcttccgctgatctgatgagtttatattagttgtgtgtatgctgtggtggaatacagtatctggtgatcctggcaggtttgggttaaccggtgttaacccggtcactagcccggttctgtgagaacggggtgtgacaaaataCATCCCTCAGAATTCCTGCaatatcattttatttatatttcagGCAAACTATGGCATTAACTTACCAGGTCTGTGGTCTAAATGAGAGTTACATAAAACACATGTGTACCACTTCTCCTTTGACAACTGTGAGGACCATTTATTCTCAACTTTTCTTGCATGAAACCATTGATTtgaacaaccccccccccaatctcACACAACACATACtcctttaaatatttttatttcaacagtttagattaatctaggACTCACTAGGTCTACAGTTTTCAGCTCCAAAAGGTATTCTAAATTTGAGACACATCTCATTGATATTATCCTATTGGAGATTCATAGTTGCTTCAAAGCAGAAGGATAACATGAAGACTGGGAGGTTCAAGGAAGATGTTAAGTTTAAAACTTGACAAAAACAAACACTTGCCTTAGCGTTGTTGTTTGACAAAGTTAGGGAGAAATTTGATAACTCAGAAGAGAGAGTTGAGATCAGCCTAATACCCAAACTTACAAAAtacaataacaaaaaacaatccaaaatacaATTGTTCatagtcttggtggattcgaaccaccataacctgggcattacCCCAGGTACtttaccattttgagctaaagactccttatgtacaaaaaatattattcatatATTATAGTAACaagatcaaaccaaaatcaccaATATATATATCACCCAATATACCAAAATTctaatagagaaaaataaaaaccctaaccctaacaagGCATAATCGTTTAGGGTTTACTTGCCAACAATTTGAATCAAACCCTAACAGAGAATGGCTTCGATTCAAACGCTAACCAGGTGATAACACTATCTCAGAGCTTCGGTGCAAGAATGGGTAACACAGATAAAATCGAGAGTATCAGTGACAAATTcgtgagcagagagagagagactcgcTTCTCCTTCATGAGAGCCACCTTCACTGAGCTTTGATGAAGCACCTAGCAGAGCTTCTCCTTCGTCTAGCAGAGAGAGGTGAGAGAGTGTCAtgcgagagagggagagagggctGTTTCTAAATGttttaattcaaatttgaaCCACCCTGGTTTGATTCTTCACACAGACCGGTTCACTTACCTCAACCCGGTTTTGGTAGAGCTTCAACCAAGCAAGCATTTGGACCGTTCATTTAAAGATATCCACATGTCCTCTTCTGCAAGtagcaaaataaagaaaaacaagattAAGAAAAATAGATGATTTTTATCCGTCATGAAAGGGGGGAGAGGGTAACATAATAGGGGCTGTTTCATTAGATTGTACAACATCTAAAGATTCATGTGCAAAGCCAATGTCTAGAGAAACCAATCTCCATCTGTTGATATTGGTAACCACAACCATTGGATTTGGCTGAACCTTGGAATATGTAGCCTGATTCCTATGCGACCAAATGAAATAGCATGATATAATTAGAATATCAAAAAACCTAGTTTTATCAGGGCCAGGAATATGACCAGAATTAAATTATGACATAATAAAGGACTGAAAAGAGGAACTAGTTATATTCTTAGTACGTAATCTTAGCAAACCAGCAGACCAAATTTGCTTAGAGAAATCACAAGCAAAGAAAATATGCCACACAGATTTACAGTTGAATGACAAAAATTGCAAGTACGGTTGATGTCCGTCCACCTCCCAATGATATCCTTAATATGAATGCCATCATGGACAAGCCTCCATAAGAAAATCTTAAATCTTTGATGgagtttcaattttcaaaagaatctcCACCAATGCACGCACAGATAAAAGCATGAGCACTTGTTGGACATTCCATTAGAATTATTAGAGTCAATTGAAATCAAATAATTGGCAGCTAACTTTGTAGTTAGTGATCCCTTCCTAGAGAGAGAACACCACCACTTGTCAACCAAAGGGGAAACATGAATTTTAgtgattttatttatgatattCATGGGCAAAGAAGACATAAAGAGAGGTAGATTCCAAGAATTCCCCATAAGGAAGTCCTTGACCCAATGGATGGAAGTACGTGTGGTGATAGACGAGGGGATGGTAAAGTCAGGTAAATCAGGGATCCAGGGGTCAGTCCAAAACATAGTATTTCCACCATTTCCAAAACATACTAACTTTTTCAGAATGGGTAACATAGTAACAATACTATTCCAAGTAATAGaacctcttttttttcataGTGGATGCATCAAAGATGGACTTCTTGTGAAAATATTTAGCTTTTAAGATTTGTGACCAAAGAGAGTTCTGATCATAGAGAAGACACCAGCCAAGTTTAAGTAACAAAGACTTGTTCTGAGTGGCAGAGTCTCTCAAACCAAGACCTCCCAAAGACTTGGGAGAACACACTTTTTTCCAGCTAATCAAATGGAGTTTTTTGGACTTATTAGGGTCACCATTCCAGAATCTTAAATATACAGAgtccaatttcttttttttttttttggtagaacattgGAATATACTTCATGTACCTTTTTGATAGCCTAGGAtttttaaagttttatttttgcCGCTCGGCCAACTCCATCTAGGCTAATATTGGATATGTAAACAAGAGATACGcttatccacaaaatttgagcCTCGTCAAATATACTACACGCCTAGGGTTTCAAAACACAAAATTGAGATAAATTTAATCCCCTAAAATTGGTGTTTTAACACCCTAACTCTATTTTTTGTACAAGGATTGAATGAGCTGAAGGACAATTCAACATCCTGAAAGGATTGAGTTCGTTATTAACTTAACCATCTTTATGCTTAGACAGACTTTTCACTAGTAGAAATAAAATATGGGAAGAatcatatagagaagctatatgtagctgagatgaggatgttaagatggatgtgcggaaaaactaggaaggatgaattaatgaattaacatattagagctgatttgggagttgcaccATTCAATAACAAACTCtgtgaaagtcgtttgaggtgatATGATAATGTTCAAAGGAGGCATGAGGATGCCCCAGTATGGAAGAGTGAtcggattcagattgaaggaaccaaaagagctagaggcagACCTAAATAATCATAGGAGAAATGGTGAAGAATCATATACatagttttaattttttcctaAGCATGACTTAGATAGAACCTATTGGAGggaaggatccatgtagccgccCATTTAGCAGAGATCTTCCTATCTTGTTGGGTTGTGCCTCTTAATTTCCTCTTATTCTCAACTCTCTTTCCATctcccatctttctttctccatctccaatctttcctcctcctcctcttcttttcttttgaattttgtttattttgttttggacGGATCCATCTACCttaccccattaagttgggataagattgagtttgttgaataaaaatataagaaacaGAACTAGGTCCGGCCAACACTCCCATGTGtatctcttttctccttttgtgaAAAGACATCTGTGCCTTATtttagagagaggagagagataaatacaGATTGTTAGCATAGGTCAGGTTCTAAGACAGAGAATCACTTTTCATAAAAGATATGAgtaaacagtttttttttttttttggggtgttgGTGcgaggggtgggggtgggggtgggggtgggggtgggggcggGGGCAGGGgcgagaggggaggggagggttgGCCCTTGCAACTAGACACATGGGCCCAAAGGGACTGCCCCATCCACCCCAAAATGCAAAAGACTTTTCAATTGAAACTCCTTCATGCGTTTCCATTGATCTTTATGCATGCATAGAAACCACGTTCCCCCAAATAAAACACTTTTCCAAAGATTTTTTATGGATCAAGTGGATTAGAGTCGCATGATTGTGATGTGAAAAAACAATTGATCCGAGAGAGCATGAGGGCCATCTAACGGTGGGCCAGAATCCTTTAGGTGTAGTCCACGTGACCAGTAGCTTTGGGCCCACCTATTGTGCTAGTGGCCCTGCTTCGAGTGTCGGCATTTGGCCAAATAGAATATATAGCTttagaagaaggagaggaggggTATGCGGTATGCCGTATCCCTATGGTATAGGTAAGCGTACACGGTACACCACACTACCACAGCACAAGCTTATACAAATAATCTTAGGGGTTCTGAGAATGATTTGCTTTAACGCAGGGGAATCAGTTCGTACttatcttctctctctatctttctgaTTGGGGTTTACTTCtctcttctgtctctctctcttgcgcAACCCAAAGAGTGAGTCTTCGTTCTATAATAATACACAAGGGAGAGAGAACAGAAGCGGAGAGGAGAGGTGAGGAGAGGTAGAATGTCGTCGAAGAAGAAACCATTCAGCGGCTCCACCATGACGCTGAAGGACTTTCATGGCGGCTCCATCCCCTCTGATCTTCCCCTACCTTCTGCTCCTGGAGTGTATGTTGTACAAATCTacaatagatatttttttttttttttttctgtccatTTATATTTACAAGAATCAATAGAAATCGAAGGATTTAAAAAACCCAGTTTTTATCTCATTATTCGACTGTCCCAAATTATATAGTTTGGAAAAATAGTTCTTTGTGGTTCGAAATCCTGTATTCACATTATATCATCAACTTGGGGATTTCAGATTTTTGCTTATACATGATGGGTTTCTTGATTTTTATTATAGTttgaaatttatatatatatttttttcttccagcATTGTAAGACCTTCCGATCGTCCTGGTTTTGAGCGTCAGATCCCGAACGCCTGGGGAAATCCTGTGGGCAGATCCGATCATCGTCCACGGCCAGGGTCTTCTGGCGCAACTCGTAATTTTGACGAGAAAACTTCTCTCCTGTCGCACCCTTCTCACATCGGCCGGAACTTCGATGAGGATGAACGCAAGCCATTGGATGGCGTGTCTGCCCCTCGTCGAACCGTCAGTGATGAAAGCCTCCATGTTCCACCTAGTCGTCCGGAGCAGAAGCCAGATTCTATGGTTTCTGGGAAGTTACAGATTTCAACCTCTGTTTCTCACTCATCAAGTGCGGCTCCTAGTACCTATCCAACGAAATTCACTGGAGCAGCTGCCATGGGGATGAACCATCAAATCCAAGCTGGTTCTAACGGTCAGGTTATTGCTAGTTCCCATCCAAATGCGTGGGGGACGAGGAAGGAGATTGTTGGTGTTGGTGATCCGGTGGCTTCTTCTGCCTTTTCTGGTCCTGTTGCTCTCTCCAGATTTGCACAAGCTAGTGCCCTTGAGAAGGTCTCATCGGGTCGATGGCAATCTAAGCATACGATCAATAATTCCCCTGATGTTGAAGTGAATAGATTGTTTGACGCAGAGAGTGATTTTCGCTATAAAGATAATAGTGCATATATTGGTGTTGCCCCAGTGAGTGAAAGGGGCGACCACGATGCAGTGCGGGGAAGGTACACTGAAAGGTGTCGCATTACCGATGATGGAGCCCGTGGTAGTGTGAAGGAGTTGCCAGACTATGAGAAGGCGAGGTCTCCCTTGCATCCAGATGCAACAGAGAGGGTGAGGTCTCCCATATATCCCGAGACAAAGGATCGAAGCTTGCCGATTTATCCTGATGGTGTTCGGCCTGCTTCCACTGAAGGTAAATTTGTTGGGCTCCAAAATCAATCATCAATGCCTTCAGAAGCATCTGAGAGGCCTAAACTGAAGCTCCTTCCTAGGTCAAAGCCATTGGAGACTTCAGAACTGCCATTTGTGGAAAATAAGCAGCAGGTATTTCGTCGATAAGTTGGTTAGGCTTTTTGCACTCATTTTTTAGTTGACTGTAATGTAAGTTGCCAATTTGTTGAATATAGGGTTACCAATCTGTTCATATGGAAGTTATCA
This Macadamia integrifolia cultivar HAES 741 chromosome 10, SCU_Mint_v3, whole genome shotgun sequence DNA region includes the following protein-coding sequences:
- the LOC122090740 gene encoding uncharacterized protein LOC122090740, whose translation is MSSKKKPFSGSTMTLKDFHGGSIPSDLPLPSAPGVIVRPSDRPGFERQIPNAWGNPVGRSDHRPRPGSSGATRNFDEKTSLLSHPSHIGRNFDEDERKPLDGVSAPRRTVSDESLHVPPSRPEQKPDSMVSGKLQISTSVSHSSSAAPSTYPTKFTGAAAMGMNHQIQAGSNGQVIASSHPNAWGTRKEIVGVGDPVASSAFSGPVALSRFAQASALEKVSSGRWQSKHTINNSPDVEVNRLFDAESDFRYKDNSAYIGVAPVSERGDHDAVRGRYTERCRITDDGARGSVKELPDYEKARSPLHPDATERVRSPIYPETKDRSLPIYPDGVRPASTEGKFVGLQNQSSMPSEASERPKLKLLPRSKPLETSELPFVENKQQGYQSVHMEVINEPNANANPPKLGSAGSEVVGNSTLNSTFDRPKLNLKPLSQLLEQREEIERGRKSLFGGARPRELVLKERGIDDVAFNNVDATQQPTRVNNELTKTETKPEVAVLSARCGERAGNFSLDQKIGRDSERKDHRLDNEKTEAQRGSWRNENRRNSRETEKQQERLPEPETWRKPVEQAKPFQPDAPGGLRYGKAASALELAQSFSRSASDAKAADRFSGQRGHPGQNQIPFSRLTDTRDFYSGPTPRHQINGY